From a single Tissierellales bacterium genomic region:
- a CDS encoding DUF975 family protein gives MEESTTVSLSTSPETYFEFKPIKKQAILILKKSFIPIFFVSFILNVLFIIDGTLVPGLDISFRFGSVSLQSFYIKIFSNFASSLCMLLVSNSNSIILTMIVLLLLIITIKLFLINPLELGARKYFIMLNRKNENKLSNLLFFFSNNYISNVKKMVRRDLMLFATALLGFFINKLLLQALYQNIFQNYWFRPISIVAVISIGLFSFLISFSLFIVAMYTYKWVPYIIAENTDITGYRAMKISENVMHGYKWKTFLFELTFLLWYILGTLAFGFGVLFVNSYMDVSKAVLYERMRGKVIKMNKAEYWELGYESNPFKN, from the coding sequence ATGGAAGAATCAACGACTGTGTCATTATCAACATCACCCGAAACTTATTTTGAATTCAAACCAATAAAGAAACAAGCTATATTAATACTGAAAAAATCATTCATACCTATATTTTTTGTAAGTTTTATTTTGAATGTTCTATTCATTATAGATGGAACTCTAGTCCCAGGTCTTGATATATCATTTAGATTTGGTAGTGTTTCTTTACAATCATTCTATATAAAAATATTTTCAAATTTTGCTTCTAGTCTCTGTATGTTATTAGTTTCTAACTCTAATAGTATAATATTGACTATGATAGTTCTTTTATTATTAATTATAACAATTAAACTATTTCTAATTAATCCGTTAGAACTAGGCGCCAGAAAATACTTTATCATGTTAAATAGAAAAAATGAAAATAAGCTTTCAAATCTTTTATTCTTTTTTTCAAACAATTATATCTCAAATGTAAAAAAAATGGTCAGAAGAGATCTTATGTTGTTCGCTACAGCTCTGTTAGGATTTTTCATAAATAAGCTTCTTCTACAGGCATTGTATCAGAACATATTCCAAAACTATTGGTTTAGACCAATATCTATAGTAGCAGTAATATCCATTGGTCTTTTTTCGTTTCTTATAAGTTTTTCACTATTTATAGTTGCTATGTACACATATAAATGGGTTCCTTATATAATAGCTGAAAATACCGACATAACCGGTTATAGAGCAATGAAAATAAGTGAAAATGTAATGCACGGATATAAATGGAAAACCTTTTTATTCGAACTCACTTTTTTACTTTGGTATATTTTAGGCACACTAGCTTTTGGATTTGGAGTTCTTTTTGTAAATTCATACATGGATGTTTCAAAAGCCGTTCTATACGAACGCATGCGTGGCAAAGTTATAAAAATGAATAAAGCCGAATATTGGGAGCTCGGCTATGAAAGCAATCCTTTCAAAAACTAA